One region of Alcanivorax sediminis genomic DNA includes:
- the ispD gene encoding 2-C-methyl-D-erythritol 4-phosphate cytidylyltransferase has translation MNPVIRGPLYAVVPAAGVGERMQAGIPKQYLTLAGKTITEHTLQRLLSFAPIESVVVAVSADDPWWPTLPVATHRRIHAVTGGESRAQSVRNALAQVLMDGGEEAWVLVHDMARPLVRLSDIHSLLASTQEQGAILGLPVVDTIKQAADDQCIDTTLNRETIWRALTPQLFPAAALYEALSGDLASVTDEASAMERQGWRPALVAGHSDNIKITVPEDLPLARFYLARQFEEQGGM, from the coding sequence GTGAATCCGGTAATCCGTGGCCCTCTTTATGCTGTTGTTCCCGCTGCCGGTGTCGGCGAACGCATGCAGGCAGGCATCCCCAAGCAATATCTGACGCTGGCTGGCAAAACCATCACCGAGCATACCCTGCAACGGTTGTTGTCGTTTGCACCGATTGAAAGTGTGGTGGTGGCCGTTTCTGCTGATGATCCCTGGTGGCCAACCTTGCCGGTGGCCACCCATCGCCGCATTCATGCAGTGACGGGGGGAGAAAGCCGCGCTCAGTCAGTTCGCAATGCGCTGGCTCAGGTGCTCATGGACGGCGGGGAAGAGGCCTGGGTGCTGGTGCATGACATGGCGCGCCCACTGGTCCGTCTCTCTGATATCCACAGTCTGCTGGCTTCTACACAGGAGCAGGGCGCTATCCTTGGCCTTCCGGTGGTGGATACCATCAAGCAGGCGGCGGACGACCAGTGCATCGACACCACGCTGAACCGCGAAACTATCTGGCGTGCCTTGACGCCCCAGTTATTCCCGGCCGCAGCACTCTATGAAGCGCTCAGTGGTGATCTGGCCTCAGTCACCGATGAGGCCTCTGCCATGGAGCGTCAGGGCTGGCGTCCGGCACTGGTGGCAGGCCACAGCGATAACATCAAGATTACGGTGCCGGAGGATTTGCCGCTGGCCCGCTTTTACCTGGCCCGCCAATTCGAAGAGCAGGGAGGCATGTAA